TTGTTCATGGTCTTCGCTGCCAATGATATTAAGAGTGCTGCCATCGTGAGGGCAGACTTTTTCCGTTTCGGTGATGTCGTGAATGATGTCTTCACGGGGAAGGTTGTCGGGTATAGTAACGCGAGGCTTACGCTTGCGAGTATAACTTTTTACAGTGGTGCTATCGCTTTCGGCGGCCTCAACTTCAACTACACATGCTTCGGCTTCGTTAAATAGGCCTAGCTGATCAGCCGATATTTTTTCACTAGAAGATCCAAAGCGTTTGCTCAGCAGGTGTTTAAGCTGTTCGTTTAATACGGCGATTTGCGTATCGCGCGCGGCAATCTTTTCGCGCAATAAATCATTTTCTTTCTGTAAAGCCGCCGCATATTTCATAGCGGCTATTATACAAAATATTAGGCCACCTCGGTGAATTTTAACTGCTTATGTGGTCTAAATTTAGCAAAGTCAAAACCCCGCAATAACCAATCCCATTGCTCGTAGGTAATTGATGCGGTTGCAAGCGGGTCTTTACTCGGCCACTTAAATTTGTCCTTCTCTAGGCGTTTCTGCCACAGGGCAAAACCCGTACTGTCCCAATAGAGCACTTTGAGCTGACTGCGGTTTCTATTGCAAAACACGAACAACGCCTGGCTGTATACATCCAACTCCATCTCCTCACTCACGATAACCGCTAGGCCATTGATCGCTTTGCGAAAGTCTACTGGGTCGCGGTGCAGGTATATGGGAATCGCATTGGACCACTGGATCATGCGAGGGAC
The Teredinibacter franksiae DNA segment above includes these coding regions:
- the tnpB gene encoding IS66 family insertion sequence element accessory protein TnpB (TnpB, as the term is used for proteins encoded by IS66 family insertion elements, is considered an accessory protein, since TnpC, encoded by a neighboring gene, is a DDE family transposase.), which translates into the protein MIQWSNAIPIYLHRDPVDFRKAINGLAVIVSEEMELDVYSQALFVFCNRNRSQLKVLYWDSTGFALWQKRLEKDKFKWPSKDPLATASITYEQWDWLLRGFDFAKFRPHKQLKFTEVA